From Sporosarcina sp. Te-1, the proteins below share one genomic window:
- a CDS encoding prepilin-type N-terminal cleavage/methylation domain-containing protein translates to MERWRVQNNERGLTLVEILASLVILGIVFVGFMTVFPQMTNFNEKTGSKLETMNLARLELEEYKKPKFISDFTESGDYVDENNHWVKVKEASNGSGKIKYIVDKEPVLTSDGISGQVNLHKFSLEIIENSKIISETFGYVEVNY, encoded by the coding sequence ATGGAGCGTTGGAGAGTGCAGAACAATGAACGAGGCTTGACGCTAGTGGAAATTTTGGCCTCTCTTGTTATTTTAGGCATCGTTTTTGTCGGCTTCATGACCGTCTTTCCACAAATGACGAATTTTAATGAGAAGACGGGGAGTAAGCTGGAGACGATGAATTTGGCTCGGTTAGAATTAGAAGAATATAAAAAGCCTAAGTTTATAAGTGATTTTACTGAAAGTGGTGACTACGTCGATGAAAACAATCACTGGGTTAAAGTAAAAGAGGCTTCTAATGGTAGCGGAAAAATTAAGTATATTGTCGATAAGGAGCCGGTTCTTACATCAGACGGGATTTCGGGACAAGTAAATTTACATAAATTTTCATTAGAAATAATAGAGAATAGCAAGATAATAAGTGAAACATTTGGCTATGTTGAGGTGAATTATTAA
- a CDS encoding type II secretion system protein, which yields MKSPFTFNKDQRGMTLVELLAVLVISSLVAMLIWTAVMLVLKYNISETKKLQLQQEANYIISEIQNVHRYCDNYSLTIQSNQVSINDCNTNSNRIISNDYIYTGTSFDDKQIDAKTKDAAYKIDLLIRDPDNRRIQVEVSTVITRYKSN from the coding sequence ATGAAGTCACCTTTTACTTTTAATAAAGACCAAAGAGGTATGACTCTCGTTGAATTATTAGCCGTACTGGTGATAAGCAGTCTTGTTGCAATGCTAATATGGACTGCAGTAATGCTTGTCTTGAAATATAATATCTCCGAAACGAAAAAGCTACAACTACAACAAGAAGCAAACTATATTATCTCGGAAATCCAAAATGTTCATAGATACTGTGATAATTATAGCTTAACTATACAAAGTAACCAGGTCAGTATAAACGATTGTAATACTAACTCAAATCGTATAATTAGTAATGATTATATCTATACAGGTACTTCATTTGATGATAAACAAATTGACGCAAAAACAAAGGATGCTGCATATAAGATTGATCTCTTAATTAGGGATCCAGACAATCGTAGAATCCAAGTAGAGGTAAGTACAGTAATCACTCGGTATAAATCTAATTAG
- a CDS encoding VanW family protein has translation MKRKPTIITIISILLVCCVVFMLFTTGVFAFGGKHFPAHTFIGPYDISGLTTSEAKAKLASDATALHEEMELSLVYLDETVRVPSEIVAFNVEKSVEEAQPGEENPLFSIVSEDGLETVLTQQFGSIAFSKDSIDSIAEGMANEMQTAIFPHVVYLTDFLTKADRPQTIVASASHSMDDLSPALSEAIRHLDGTEIKGQQVFSLMNELGEEGVVPITDAELTILASVLYQAVLQINFAIEERAISTSLPSVIEPGFEAAINRRLGIGFSFRNPNKADFVLHTEVSGGDFRLSIEGLPLVYKYEPYVERMNTYKPRIIKQFSAFVGENQVTVKEPGKDGLEAIVQRIVRQEGVLVETEPVSKDFYSPIPRVELHPLVTENEGTSDAGTKESETVTMPNDNEVTSASSNSPVKGDREAGTSGQASPDSPSTSVGEQQTDNQEGIIYDKGGMPVNK, from the coding sequence ATGAAAAGAAAACCTACAATTATCACTATCATATCTATACTATTGGTATGTTGTGTTGTTTTTATGCTCTTCACAACTGGTGTCTTTGCATTCGGAGGCAAACATTTCCCCGCCCATACCTTCATCGGCCCATATGACATTTCCGGCTTAACTACAAGCGAAGCCAAAGCGAAGCTTGCCAGTGATGCAACGGCACTTCATGAAGAGATGGAGCTGTCTCTCGTGTATTTAGATGAAACAGTGAGGGTGCCTTCGGAAATTGTGGCTTTTAATGTGGAAAAGTCTGTTGAGGAGGCGCAGCCGGGAGAGGAAAATCCGCTGTTTTCGATTGTCTCTGAGGATGGATTGGAAACCGTATTGACGCAGCAATTCGGATCGATCGCTTTTTCGAAAGACTCCATTGATTCAATCGCGGAAGGCATGGCAAACGAAATGCAAACTGCTATTTTTCCGCACGTAGTCTATCTAACGGATTTTCTGACGAAAGCGGACCGGCCGCAGACCATTGTGGCGTCTGCCAGCCATTCAATGGATGACCTGTCGCCAGCTCTTTCAGAGGCAATTCGACACCTAGATGGCACAGAAATCAAAGGGCAACAGGTTTTTTCATTAATGAATGAACTAGGGGAAGAGGGAGTCGTACCCATAACGGATGCCGAGCTGACCATTCTCGCCTCTGTGTTGTATCAAGCGGTCCTGCAAATAAATTTTGCGATTGAGGAACGGGCTATCAGTACATCCCTGCCTTCTGTTATCGAGCCTGGATTCGAAGCTGCTATTAATCGGCGACTAGGTATCGGTTTTTCCTTCCGGAATCCTAATAAAGCAGATTTCGTTTTGCATACGGAGGTGAGCGGCGGTGATTTTCGCTTGTCTATTGAAGGACTACCGTTAGTGTACAAATATGAACCTTATGTAGAGCGAATGAATACATACAAGCCAAGGATCATTAAGCAATTTAGTGCTTTTGTCGGAGAGAATCAGGTGACGGTGAAAGAGCCCGGGAAAGATGGACTGGAGGCTATTGTTCAGCGAATAGTGAGGCAAGAGGGTGTCCTGGTCGAGACGGAACCTGTTTCAAAGGATTTTTACTCCCCCATCCCTCGGGTAGAGCTGCATCCGCTCGTAACAGAGAACGAGGGAACGAGTGATGCAGGGACAAAAGAGTCTGAAACTGTCACTATGCCGAATGACAATGAAGTAACTTCTGCTTCATCGAACTCTCCAGTCAAGGGAGATCGTGAAGCGGGGACTTCAGGGCAAGCAAGTCCTGATAGTCCATCCACAAGTGTGGGGGAGCAGCAGACGGACAATCAGGAAGGCATCATTTATGACAAAGGCGGCATGCCGGTCAATAAGTGA
- a CDS encoding GspE/PulE family protein translates to MATTRKRLGDLLVESGLITEAQLQTALAEKPRDQKLGDSLLQRGFITEQQLIEVLEFQLGIPHINLFRYPFDPKLFNIVPKEFAKRNLIVPLKAEGDKLFVAMADPMDYLSIDDLRLSTGFHIEPAIASKDDILRTISKYYEDDLLEDFLIEQPEDTREQQDELTDLDSPIVRLVNQLLSSAITQKASDIHIDPQEHQVAIRFRIDGLLHTERYLPKHMQAMLTARIKIMSRLDITEQRVPQDGRIKVNIDFRPIDLRVSTLPTVFGEKIVMRILDLSSSLNDLTKLGFSERNLERFLHEIERPNGIVLISGPTGSGKSSTLYAALNRLNQEEVNIITVEDPVEYQLEGINQIQVNPQVGLTFAAGLRSILRQDPDIVMVGEIRDRETVEIAIRASLTGHLVLSTIHTNDSIASVTRLLDMGVEPFLVTSSVNAIVAQRLIRRVCRDCGAPMPASNREKEIFTKRGKSIDTIVRGPGCASCNMTGYRGRIAIHEVLVLTDEMREVINNGGTPSKLREIAIRSGTVFLIDDGLDKVKQGITTTEEVLRVALIE, encoded by the coding sequence ATGGCGACAACTCGAAAGCGGCTCGGGGATTTACTGGTAGAATCCGGCTTGATTACTGAAGCCCAGCTTCAGACAGCGTTAGCAGAGAAGCCGCGCGACCAGAAGCTTGGGGATTCATTATTGCAGAGGGGCTTTATTACAGAACAGCAATTGATCGAAGTGCTGGAATTTCAACTCGGGATTCCGCATATCAACTTGTTTCGATACCCGTTTGATCCGAAACTGTTCAATATCGTCCCGAAAGAGTTTGCGAAGCGAAATTTGATAGTTCCTTTGAAAGCGGAAGGGGACAAGCTGTTTGTAGCCATGGCTGATCCGATGGATTACTTATCTATTGATGACCTGCGTCTTTCCACAGGGTTTCACATTGAACCAGCTATCGCATCGAAAGACGATATTTTAAGAACGATCTCAAAATACTACGAAGATGATCTTTTGGAAGACTTTCTGATTGAACAGCCGGAAGATACACGTGAGCAGCAAGATGAACTGACAGATCTGGATTCCCCGATTGTTCGCCTTGTCAATCAATTGCTGTCCTCGGCTATCACGCAAAAGGCGAGTGACATCCATATCGATCCGCAAGAACACCAAGTCGCTATCCGGTTCCGGATCGATGGGTTGCTTCATACGGAGCGCTATTTGCCGAAGCATATGCAAGCGATGTTGACAGCGCGGATTAAAATTATGTCCCGCCTCGACATCACCGAGCAACGGGTTCCGCAAGACGGACGGATCAAAGTAAATATCGACTTCCGGCCGATCGATTTGCGTGTGTCCACGCTTCCTACCGTTTTTGGAGAAAAGATAGTTATGCGTATTTTGGATTTGAGCAGTTCCCTAAATGATTTAACAAAACTGGGATTCAGTGAAAGGAATTTGGAGAGGTTTTTGCATGAAATAGAACGGCCAAACGGCATTGTGTTAATTTCCGGTCCGACCGGTTCAGGGAAATCATCTACTCTATATGCCGCGCTCAATCGGTTGAATCAAGAAGAAGTGAATATTATTACGGTGGAAGACCCAGTAGAATACCAGCTGGAAGGCATCAACCAAATTCAGGTGAATCCGCAAGTCGGGCTGACTTTCGCGGCTGGGCTCCGTTCTATCTTGCGCCAAGACCCGGACATTGTCATGGTCGGTGAAATCCGGGATCGGGAAACGGTCGAAATTGCGATTCGTGCATCACTTACCGGGCATCTGGTACTTAGTACCATTCATACAAACGATTCAATTGCCTCTGTAACACGATTGCTTGATATGGGGGTTGAACCTTTCCTTGTTACGTCGTCTGTCAATGCGATTGTTGCTCAACGGTTGATTCGGCGGGTTTGCCGGGATTGCGGGGCGCCAATGCCCGCGTCCAATCGTGAGAAAGAGATTTTTACGAAACGCGGCAAATCGATTGATACCATTGTTCGGGGACCTGGCTGCGCTTCCTGCAATATGACGGGTTATCGCGGCCGGATTGCCATTCACGAAGTGCTTGTCTTGACTGATGAAATGCGCGAAGTGATTAATAATGGTGGGACACCATCGAAGCTGCGTGAAATTGCCATCCGAAGCGGCACTGTCTTCCTTATAGATGATGGCCTTGATAAGGTGAAACAAGGCATCACGACGACAGAAGAAGTTTTACGTGTCGCTTTGATTGAATAG
- a CDS encoding type IV pilus twitching motility protein PilT produces MKETIDELLTKAFELKASDIHLTVGMPPVFRIHGDLKRYGTDEMEADDTELVAKMTIPGKLFETFKASGQIDYSYEVPGVSRFRVNAFQQRGSVSIAFRTIPTKIPTIEELQMPGVLKSLAGTPQGLILVTGPTGSGKSTTLAAMLRYINETMRKHIITLEDPIEYVHAHGSSIIDQREVGFDTDSFAAGLRASLRQDPDVILVGEMRDLETISTAITAAETGHLVLATLHTWSAASTIDRIIDVFPHGQQAQIRVQLAGVLTAVLSQRLFPTADKSGRRAATELMINNPAIANLIRSEKVHQIPNVIQTNRSMGMHMMASSVKQLLDQGIIPYDVAVPYLESEES; encoded by the coding sequence ATGAAAGAGACAATAGATGAATTATTGACGAAAGCATTCGAATTAAAGGCGTCGGACATTCACTTGACCGTCGGGATGCCGCCTGTATTTAGAATACACGGGGATTTGAAACGGTACGGAACAGACGAAATGGAAGCGGATGACACAGAGCTTGTCGCGAAAATGACGATTCCCGGCAAACTGTTTGAGACGTTCAAGGCGAGCGGACAAATCGACTATTCTTACGAAGTGCCTGGAGTTTCGAGATTCCGGGTGAACGCATTCCAGCAACGCGGGTCCGTGTCGATTGCATTTCGAACGATTCCGACTAAAATCCCGACGATTGAGGAGCTCCAGATGCCGGGCGTGCTCAAGTCACTTGCAGGTACGCCCCAAGGCCTCATTCTCGTTACAGGACCAACCGGTTCGGGGAAGTCAACCACGCTAGCCGCAATGCTTCGGTATATTAATGAGACGATGCGCAAACATATTATTACCCTGGAAGACCCGATTGAGTATGTCCATGCGCATGGTTCTTCGATTATCGACCAGCGGGAAGTAGGATTTGATACCGATTCATTTGCTGCAGGCCTCCGTGCATCCTTACGGCAAGATCCGGATGTCATCCTAGTCGGAGAGATGCGGGATCTTGAGACGATTTCCACTGCTATTACCGCTGCGGAAACGGGACATCTTGTGCTAGCGACCCTTCATACGTGGAGTGCCGCTTCGACGATTGATCGGATTATAGACGTCTTTCCACATGGCCAGCAAGCACAAATTCGCGTCCAACTTGCAGGCGTCTTGACGGCGGTCCTATCCCAGCGGTTATTTCCGACAGCAGATAAGTCAGGGAGACGGGCCGCAACAGAATTGATGATCAATAATCCTGCCATCGCGAACCTTATTCGGTCGGAAAAAGTACATCAAATACCAAACGTCATCCAAACGAATCGCTCGATGGGTATGCATATGATGGCTTCTTCCGTTAAACAACTGCTTGATCAAGGCATCATCCCGTATGACGTGGCGGTCCCGTATCTTGAGAGTGAGGAATCGTAA
- a CDS encoding type II secretion system F family protein gives MARFKYEGRDARSIRTGVITAGNKREAALKLKSQGIRVKNLQEMAETSLTKEIHLGKPVKRAQFIMFLRQFSTLLRAGVTIVESIRILSLQVEGKQFQKILITIGDDLRGGGSLSAALAKHPKAFEPLVINMIEAGEMSGTVDDSLDRLADHYEKAHRLKQKVLSALSYPIVVGIVAIGVVIFLLTFVVPMFVDLFDSVGGELPWLTKFVLNASDFMVDYWYLFFLVAAAIVVAIMMMRSNRNGKYLLDTMLLRMPIFGDIVKKSALATLTRTLSSLFSSSVPILQSLAMTERIVENEVVSRVVSESKESLQRGGSLTEPMLGHWAFPPLIPHMIAIGEQTGSLDTMLAKVADFYEKEVDASTDRLKALIEPLMIVLLAGLVGTIVLSILLPMFSIFSQIDSL, from the coding sequence ATGGCGCGATTTAAATACGAAGGACGTGACGCAAGATCGATCCGGACAGGGGTAATCACTGCCGGCAATAAACGGGAAGCGGCTCTGAAATTGAAAAGCCAAGGTATACGGGTGAAAAACTTACAGGAGATGGCGGAAACGTCGCTGACGAAGGAAATTCACCTTGGTAAACCGGTAAAACGAGCCCAGTTCATCATGTTTCTGCGGCAATTCTCCACGCTGTTGCGGGCTGGAGTGACGATAGTCGAATCCATCCGTATCTTGTCACTACAGGTGGAAGGGAAACAATTTCAAAAGATTTTAATCACCATCGGAGATGATTTGCGTGGGGGCGGTTCTTTATCCGCGGCACTCGCCAAACATCCGAAGGCGTTTGAACCACTCGTCATCAATATGATCGAGGCGGGAGAAATGTCCGGTACAGTCGATGATTCTCTGGACAGGCTCGCTGATCATTATGAAAAAGCACATCGCCTGAAACAGAAAGTGCTATCCGCCCTGTCGTATCCAATTGTGGTTGGTATTGTCGCAATAGGCGTTGTCATTTTCCTGCTGACTTTTGTCGTTCCCATGTTCGTCGACTTGTTTGACAGTGTGGGGGGAGAGCTGCCGTGGCTGACAAAGTTTGTTTTGAATGCGAGCGATTTTATGGTCGACTATTGGTACTTGTTCTTTTTAGTTGCAGCTGCCATCGTTGTCGCCATTATGATGATGAGGTCGAATCGAAATGGAAAATACTTATTAGACACGATGCTGCTTCGGATGCCGATTTTCGGCGATATCGTGAAAAAGTCAGCTCTCGCGACGTTGACCCGTACGCTCAGCTCCCTGTTTTCAAGTTCTGTACCGATTTTGCAGTCTCTCGCCATGACAGAGAGAATTGTTGAAAATGAAGTTGTCTCTCGTGTCGTTTCTGAGTCCAAGGAATCGTTGCAACGGGGCGGCTCGCTCACTGAGCCCATGCTCGGACATTGGGCGTTTCCACCTTTAATTCCCCATATGATTGCAATCGGGGAACAAACAGGTTCACTTGATACGATGTTAGCAAAAGTCGCAGATTTCTATGAAAAAGAAGTCGATGCATCAACAGATCGATTGAAGGCGTTGATAGAACCCCTCATGATTGTGCTACTTGCCGGATTAGTCGGGACTATAGTCCTTTCAATATTGTTACCGATGTTCAGTATATTTTCGCAAATTGATAGTTTATGA
- a CDS encoding competence type IV pilus major pilin ComGC, whose product MKKLMQKRLKNEKGLTLVELLAVIVILGIIAAIAVPSIGNIIENSRIKAVKADAQTVLSAANMYFAENGDKDSVTVTDLITDNFLDDSGSLSGDTSVSLVSGGANTISGKGTSGKTTVTFTAATSKQITESKNSTSVPVGNEG is encoded by the coding sequence ATGAAAAAGTTAATGCAGAAGCGTCTGAAGAACGAAAAAGGTTTAACGCTTGTCGAATTATTGGCTGTCATTGTCATTTTGGGGATTATCGCGGCAATTGCGGTGCCTTCGATTGGGAATATTATTGAGAACTCACGAATTAAAGCTGTCAAAGCTGACGCACAAACTGTATTATCTGCTGCAAATATGTATTTTGCTGAAAATGGAGATAAGGATTCAGTCACAGTCACTGATTTAATTACTGATAATTTTTTGGATGACAGTGGAAGTCTGTCAGGAGATACATCAGTGAGTTTAGTAAGTGGTGGTGCAAATACGATAAGTGGTAAGGGGACTTCTGGCAAGACTACGGTAACATTCACGGCTGCCACTAGCAAGCAAATTACAGAGAGTAAAAACAGCACTTCTGTTCCTGTCGGTAATGAAGGCTAA
- a CDS encoding prepilin-type N-terminal cleavage/methylation domain-containing protein has product MARTRVIASNQRGLTLIELLAVLVILSIIAAIAIPSISNIIENSRIKAEKSNALIILSTADLYFVENPSRDGYTNSVGVPTLIKEGYLDGEGLGNNSLWVADFQPSWICGDAYTGKNRVKFKKATAEMIRTSGTELVVGTEQCGDMAE; this is encoded by the coding sequence TTGGCGAGAACCAGAGTAATTGCTTCAAACCAAAGAGGTCTAACATTAATTGAGTTGCTGGCCGTCCTAGTTATCTTAAGTATCATCGCAGCCATCGCCATCCCATCCATCAGCAATATTATCGAAAACTCCCGAATCAAAGCTGAAAAAAGCAATGCCCTCATAATTCTCTCCACAGCTGATCTCTATTTTGTCGAAAATCCAAGTAGGGATGGCTACACCAATTCTGTCGGTGTTCCAACGCTTATTAAAGAAGGCTATCTAGATGGAGAGGGTCTTGGCAACAATTCCTTATGGGTTGCTGATTTTCAGCCTTCTTGGATTTGTGGAGATGCTTATACCGGAAAGAATCGTGTCAAATTCAAAAAAGCGACTGCAGAGATGATCCGAACGAGCGGCACTGAGCTTGTCGTCGGAACGGAACAATGCGGAGATATGGCGGAATAA
- the pilM gene encoding type IV pilus biogenesis protein PilM: MSMFSRRPRTASLTIEEDAVRYVRLKSMDPLVVEAAEEVLLPPNTIVDGKIVDTETLTVILEGVLKEWGIAKRDVRFLAPDTYVLIRKVAYPDDVELDELKGHFFIEIGSTIYLPFDDPVFDVVPYTPAVQGHEAILIASKESILTGYEDVLKAVKLDPIACDISPLALYRLAHRLFAYDGTEHVMLADLHAGQLTVSIFHEHYPLFMRPVDLEQAADLTISGLEASVSPHVTPMSIVMELEKLMNFYRYNMLNGAASITHLLVNGDFARMEELLALARERFSVKAQVLAGEPLRLPDGQALAPAFNRTVGLALKEVT, translated from the coding sequence ATGTCCATGTTTTCGCGCCGTCCGCGGACGGCTTCGCTTACGATTGAGGAAGATGCGGTACGGTATGTCCGCTTAAAATCGATGGATCCGCTTGTTGTCGAGGCGGCGGAAGAAGTTTTGTTGCCGCCCAATACAATTGTCGATGGGAAAATTGTTGATACCGAGACGCTGACCGTAATTCTAGAAGGGGTTCTGAAAGAATGGGGCATTGCGAAACGGGATGTCCGGTTTCTGGCCCCTGATACATATGTGCTGATCCGGAAAGTAGCCTATCCGGATGACGTGGAGCTGGATGAATTGAAGGGCCATTTCTTCATCGAAATTGGTTCGACGATTTATTTGCCGTTTGATGATCCGGTGTTCGATGTGGTGCCGTATACGCCTGCTGTTCAAGGTCACGAGGCGATCTTGATTGCCTCGAAAGAAAGTATTTTGACGGGATATGAGGATGTCCTGAAAGCCGTGAAGCTCGATCCGATCGCTTGTGATATAAGCCCGCTTGCTTTGTATCGGCTGGCGCATCGGTTGTTTGCTTATGATGGCACGGAGCATGTCATGTTGGCCGATTTGCATGCGGGGCAGCTGACTGTCTCGATTTTTCATGAGCATTATCCGCTTTTCATGCGGCCTGTCGATTTGGAGCAGGCGGCCGATTTGACCATTTCTGGGTTAGAGGCTTCGGTATCTCCCCATGTCACACCGATGTCCATTGTCATGGAACTTGAAAAGCTCATGAACTTCTACCGTTATAACATGCTGAACGGCGCTGCATCCATCACACATCTTCTTGTAAATGGGGATTTTGCGAGGATGGAAGAGTTATTGGCACTCGCTCGGGAGCGTTTTTCCGTCAAGGCGCAAGTCCTTGCAGGTGAACCGCTCCGTTTGCCGGATGGACAAGCATTGGCTCCTGCCTTTAATCGGACGGTCGGCCTTGCGTTGAAAGAGGTGACGTGA
- a CDS encoding pilus assembly protein PilO: MNNLSKRQKEMTLVILSVVFLLALSLFSYFRLYAPAKEANELAASSVSNERKVLFALEKQKAKVETSGYSSSRPLQTKVPVVPLDDKVLLQIGEAEVKSGMVVEEVNFTREPLVLDPPVEEAGAIQTLVAEVKLQAGTYGQVDRFIEELESMERIFIVDSLEFSAPEELRTTTEEVRTLELVLTFRAFYRPDLTDLSEEAPKVDAPKPAGKEDPTPFNSAELDGEESDQ; this comes from the coding sequence ATGAATAATTTGTCGAAACGACAAAAAGAGATGACGCTCGTTATCCTTTCCGTGGTTTTCCTGCTCGCCCTCTCCCTGTTCTCCTATTTCCGCCTCTATGCTCCTGCAAAGGAGGCGAATGAACTGGCGGCCAGTTCTGTTTCGAATGAACGAAAAGTATTGTTTGCGCTGGAAAAGCAAAAGGCAAAAGTGGAGACGTCAGGGTATTCCAGTTCCCGGCCGCTTCAGACTAAAGTGCCTGTTGTTCCTCTAGACGACAAAGTCCTCCTTCAAATCGGAGAAGCTGAAGTTAAATCGGGAATGGTTGTCGAGGAAGTTAATTTCACGCGTGAACCACTTGTTTTAGATCCGCCTGTCGAAGAGGCTGGTGCTATTCAAACACTCGTGGCCGAAGTCAAACTGCAAGCAGGAACATACGGGCAGGTCGACCGTTTTATCGAAGAACTTGAGTCTATGGAACGTATTTTTATTGTCGACTCTTTGGAGTTTAGCGCTCCTGAGGAACTTCGAACCACAACTGAAGAAGTTCGGACACTGGAATTGGTTCTCACGTTCCGGGCGTTTTACCGTCCTGACTTGACCGATCTTTCAGAAGAGGCACCAAAAGTCGATGCGCCAAAGCCAGCCGGCAAAGAGGATCCGACTCCGTTCAATTCAGCCGAGCTGGATGGGGAGGAAAGTGATCAGTGA
- a CDS encoding A24 family peptidase, which translates to MTAVYVVLFFVYGLIFGSFFNVVGLRVPKKESIVTPPSHCNSCGRRLQLLELIPVLSYLFLGGKCRTCGNRISWLYPLMEFVTGVLYAYSFYHFGWSLELIVALLLVSLLVIITVSDIAYMIIPDKVVLPFAAMFFVLRFFIPLEPWWDSLLGGAVGFAVLYLIAILSNGGMGGGDIKLFLVIGFAVGTVHTLLTLFLASLIGSIVGIIILRKTGKGRKTPVPFGPSIALAALIAYFWGAAFVDWYGNLFQ; encoded by the coding sequence GTGACGGCTGTATACGTTGTCTTGTTTTTCGTTTATGGCCTGATTTTCGGCTCCTTTTTCAATGTCGTCGGTTTGCGTGTGCCGAAGAAGGAGTCTATTGTTACACCTCCTTCTCATTGCAACTCTTGTGGACGTCGGCTTCAGCTGCTGGAATTGATTCCGGTCCTATCTTATTTATTTTTAGGTGGAAAATGCCGCACTTGTGGCAACCGGATCAGCTGGCTATACCCGCTTATGGAGTTTGTGACAGGTGTCTTGTACGCCTATTCTTTCTATCATTTCGGCTGGAGTCTTGAGTTGATTGTGGCCTTGTTGCTCGTATCATTGCTCGTCATCATCACGGTTTCGGATATCGCTTATATGATTATTCCGGATAAAGTCGTCCTGCCGTTCGCTGCGATGTTTTTCGTATTGCGGTTTTTTATACCGCTTGAACCATGGTGGGACAGCCTGCTAGGGGGCGCAGTCGGATTTGCTGTCTTATATTTGATCGCCATCTTGTCGAATGGCGGAATGGGTGGAGGGGATATCAAATTATTCCTCGTCATTGGGTTTGCTGTTGGGACGGTCCATACGCTGCTTACGCTGTTTTTGGCTTCGTTGATCGGTTCTATCGTTGGGATCATCATTTTAAGAAAAACAGGGAAAGGACGGAAGACGCCGGTTCCATTCGGTCCTTCCATTGCGCTCGCTGCGCTCATTGCCTATTTTTGGGGAGCCGCTTTTGTCGATTGGTACGGCAATTTATTCCAATAA
- a CDS encoding nucleoside triphosphate pyrophosphatase: MKIETDSRIVLASSSPRRRELLEMVGIPFEVLPSDVKENIELHGNGFEEFVKTLAQTKAQAVAERVDGAVVIGADTIVVYNGEIYHKPVSPEEAKQFLRDFSGKTHSVYTGVAIWCEGEWSLVCEETKVVFRKLDDELIDWYVDSGDPMDKAGAYGIQTAGALLVERIVGDYYNVVGMPIAKVVNCLRELNLLALQGGDA, encoded by the coding sequence ATGAAAATTGAGACTGATTCACGTATCGTCTTGGCTTCCTCTTCGCCAAGAAGGAGAGAGTTGTTAGAAATGGTGGGCATTCCATTTGAAGTCCTGCCGAGTGATGTGAAAGAGAATATTGAGCTGCATGGAAACGGTTTTGAAGAATTCGTAAAGACATTGGCTCAAACGAAGGCCCAAGCAGTTGCTGAACGAGTGGACGGGGCGGTGGTCATTGGAGCGGACACCATCGTCGTGTATAATGGCGAGATTTACCACAAGCCGGTTAGTCCAGAGGAGGCTAAGCAATTTTTACGTGATTTTTCAGGTAAAACCCACTCGGTGTATACAGGCGTGGCTATTTGGTGCGAAGGGGAATGGAGCTTGGTCTGTGAGGAAACAAAAGTAGTTTTTCGTAAATTGGATGATGAGTTGATTGATTGGTATGTTGACTCGGGAGATCCGATGGACAAGGCGGGTGCGTATGGTATTCAGACGGCCGGCGCCCTTTTGGTCGAGAGGATTGTAGGAGATTATTATAATGTCGTGGGTATGCCGATCGCCAAAGTGGTCAACTGTTTACGTGAGTTGAATCTCCTCGCTTTACAGGGAGGCGACGCTTGA